A region of the Falco biarmicus isolate bFalBia1 chromosome 10, bFalBia1.pri, whole genome shotgun sequence genome:
GAATATTAGATATATGTGCACACAGTTTTGGTGAGCCTGGCTCTCCCTCAGCATTCATGAGGATTTCTCTCTGGTCATAGTTGAAGTTCTGCAGTCTTTTACGAATCATGTCTATCTTTTCTAACATTGCTTTTTTAGTAATTGGATGAACTTGAATAAAGCGATTCCCTATGTACTGCTTATGATGACACAAAGCTGCTTTATAATCAGCTTCATTCCTGAACTCAACAAAACCCTCTCCAATTGCCTTCCCATTAGGTCCATAAGCTATGTAAATGCTGTCCTCAACTATGtccagctttttaaaaaagtctatCACATGTTTGTTCTCTGATTCAAAGGGGAGACCTTTCAGATAAACACAGAAGCCCTGCTCATGGGGAGATCTTGACCGTGACCTTTTCTGTCCACTAGGAGATTTGGACCTAGAATgagcctggggaggaggagggtgagaCGGCCCAGAGGGACCCATGGTTTGCTTGAAAGTTATGTGGCCTCCAGCAGCCACCCACTGTCTCTCTGTTGCAGGACTAACTTCAACATAGCGCTGAATCATCAGCATTCTGTTTCGTTTCAGTGCTTCAAATGTAtcttgaggagaaaaaaacttaACTAGTCCATTTCCATTATTTCGACCTACATGATCCTTCAGCATATGGACTGCATCCACACGGAGCCCAAGGAAAAAGTCTTTCACATCAGATTCTGTTGCAGAAAAGGGCATTCCATGAACGCTGACATACAAATCATCTGGATTGATTGGAATCGGCTTGACACTACTTTGAGAATTCATCTGGATAGGATTTACAGGATTCATGGGACCAATAAACAATGGATTCAAGCCGCTGTTCATATTCACTGCTGCTCCAGACCCATTCATTCCAGTGGGTAAAGGTGCTACAGGTGGAGGATTCATAGGAGGCATTCCTGATATGGGAGGCATAGGTGTCATTGGAGGTACAGGGGGCACAGGGGGTATCGGAGGAACTGGAGGAACAGGAGGTAGTGTGGGTACAGGAGGAGGAACAGGTATTGGTGGAATAGAAGGCATTGGCGGCAAAGTTGGCATAGCTGGGATCGGAGGGATTGGTGGAGGAGGTACTGTGTTCATAGGGGATGCTGTGCTAGGTATAGTTGAGCTAAATGTTGGGCTACCAAAGGTACTCCCAAGATTTGGAGGTGCAGTCCCCATACTGGCAGTAGAAAACGTGGATATGCTTTTATTGCTTTCATGCACAGTAGTAGAAGCAGTTACTACACTAGAAGGATTACTGAAGTTAGGTACAGTAGTAGGTAAGTTAACCCTTCCACTCATTCCAGAACTAGGTGGTGGTCCTGACCTGCTAGCATTTGCTGGTGGCATATCTAGATTGGCAGTTTCAAAACGCCTACGACTGAGTTCTATCatgttctgcatttcagttttactaCTCAGCAATAGCGTTACTTTTGACCCTTTAATTGTACCACCTGTGCGCATCATACCAAGCCTTGCATCTTCATCAGTGGCAAAAACGATGAAAGCCTCACCCAGTTCACCCCCTACAATATGCACGCCCCCATCAGGAATGGTCAATCCAGAGAAGAAGTGGCGAATGTCCATGGTCCCCGCCACAATCGGGAGACCTTGCAAGCGGATGACCACAGCCATGCTGCGCTGAAACAACACACACCTGCAGATGAGAAAAGGCAACGGCTATGTCAGACTACTGTTTATGACACCATGCAATTACCTACAGACACCATCTACtatatttgtttatatatacCTAACAACATCCTGCAAACATTAAGCATGCTTATATTCCAAGTTCCTTATTCATGTTTACTTCATACAGATTGAAGTATTAAACATTTACCAACACAATCAGTATACATTTTGCACTAGAAATTCCAAAGTAACTGTTAAACTAAGACCCACAAACATCAGTAAAAAAACCAGACAATCTGAGGAACATCAAAAATCAGAACTATTATATCAGTAGTTGAATATTTAATGGAACATAAGCAAAATGAGTAGTTTAGCCAAACTGAATTTACCATATGCTGATATGGTATCCACTGTACCTGGCAAAGTGACTGCAAAAAATTCTGCACACCTATGGGAAATAAACAGTTGTCTTTCATTTGGGGAGGGATTTTATCTCCTGCCAGGTGAAGACAACTAGGAACGTAACAGTGGATTGgttacaaacaaaaccccattaTGGACAGCTAGCAACAGTGAGACTCACATGACATCCTGAAAGGGACCATCTAGATTACACTGATCTTGTCTTTTTCTCAAGGCAAAGGGAAAAGGCCTAAGGTGACCATGAAGCTAGCTAACAGTTATAAACAAGCCCCAGACATTTTGTGACCATACAGGCTTCACCTAAACTATATCCTAGCTAGATACTTGGCCTTTACAACTTTCAAGAACAATGTGTAGTTTCTAGTAGTTGCAGGTGTTCTAAGATTACACCTTCTGTCACAAGCACAAGTAAATGACTTTTACCTCTGCAGCTGAGGTTAATGGACACAACATCAACTGTTAACAGCTAGATCTTGACAGTTATCTTGTACACATTCTACAAAACAGCCTGAGGTTTTCTCAGAAGTTCaagataaacagaaaactaGGTAATCCTCTCTTATTCTTGACAAACCTTCAGTAAAGATTAAAAGCATCATATTAATACTAGCACAATTCAGCAGTTCAGAAGTCTCTCACACTAAACCATGAACAGCAGTACCTCATTTCACCTGCGCCACTCAATCTCTGAAACTTTTTGACTTCCTAAGCACAAGCCAGTTCAGTATCTGTATGGAAGACCTCCAAGGCTCCAAGTAGTCACATACAAATGGTGTTAACTAAACATTTGAAATGAAGAATGAACCAGATCACATTAttgttcaggttggaaaagacctttaggatTGAGTCCAACCAGATGATACAATGCATCACCAGACAGCAGTGCACTGAAGACTTCTGGCCACACACCAAAGCTGTGACCAACTACAATCAGTAACTAACTCCCAA
Encoded here:
- the RBM12 gene encoding RNA-binding protein 12 gives rise to the protein MAVVIRLQGLPIVAGTMDIRHFFSGLTIPDGGVHIVGGELGEAFIVFATDEDARLGMMRTGGTIKGSKVTLLLSSKTEMQNMIELSRRRFETANLDMPPANASRSGPPPSSGMSGRVNLPTTVPNFSNPSSVVTASTTVHESNKSISTFSTASMGTAPPNLGSTFGSPTFSSTIPSTASPMNTVPPPPIPPIPAMPTLPPMPSIPPIPVPPPVPTLPPVPPVPPIPPVPPVPPMTPMPPISGMPPMNPPPVAPLPTGMNGSGAAVNMNSGLNPLFIGPMNPVNPIQMNSQSSVKPIPINPDDLYVSVHGMPFSATESDVKDFFLGLRVDAVHMLKDHVGRNNGNGLVKFFSPQDTFEALKRNRMLMIQRYVEVSPATERQWVAAGGHITFKQTMGPSGPSHPPPPQAHSRSKSPSGQKRSRSRSPHEQGFCVYLKGLPFESENKHVIDFFKKLDIVEDSIYIAYGPNGKAIGEGFVEFRNEADYKAALCHHKQYIGNRFIQVHPITKKAMLEKIDMIRKRLQNFNYDQREILMNAEGEPGSPKLCAHISNIPYNITKMEILQFLEGLAVEENSVQILVDNNGQGLGQALVQFKAEDDARKAERLHRKKLNGRDVVLRLITVEEMRDIERNPPSQGKKILKIPIQGNATVPGAQGAGGDEHAFLGGNSKDTSNGPPFNFPGNFSGSGTFGPPLPPPGISGFPDSRPGIPTVATSGLPGTGIEVPGFAGGPGNLSGPAGFAGAPQAFGNGPGNLSGPPAFGAGPPGIASGLGHLSGPPGFGPGPGNIHISGPPGFGTGSGKPGPTVIKVQNMPFTVSVDEILDFFYGYQVIPGSVCLKYNEKGMPTGEAMVAFESRDEAMAAVVDLNDRPIGSRKVKLVLG